A part of Melittangium boletus DSM 14713 genomic DNA contains:
- a CDS encoding MFS transporter — MASSVSVRGVLSLVRRNADYRRLLLATLVSLLGDWFAFVAISGFVTESTGSLGASAAVFAASVLPASLLSPVAGLLADRVDRRRLMISVDLIRVLPALGLLASLQWQSPVLALACVALLSALSSFFDPVAEASVPNVVDPVDLPLAQAVLGTVWGSMLFVGAALGGLATLALGREASLVLNASTFLVSALLLRGIRRSFQRADPRAASPESPWHQLREVWRTTRDSPETRALLTTKVGVGLGNGIVGLLPAYAARTFSAGDEGVGLLLAARGLGALLGPILGQRWVGHDERRLLLVSGGSMVVYGLAYLALPWAPSLGFAAACVLLAHLGGGAQWVLSTYGLQLATPDRLRGRVMGLDFSLATLCAGASSLAASAAAEGLGLNGASWALAGVSLLYGVGWLWATRGLWRGRVDVLSASRPPEHA, encoded by the coding sequence ATGGCCTCCTCCGTCTCCGTACGCGGCGTGCTCTCGCTGGTGCGCCGCAACGCGGACTACCGCCGTCTGCTCCTCGCCACCCTCGTGTCCCTGCTCGGCGATTGGTTCGCCTTCGTGGCCATCAGCGGCTTCGTCACCGAGTCCACCGGCAGCCTCGGCGCCTCCGCCGCCGTCTTCGCCGCCAGCGTCCTGCCCGCCAGCCTCCTGTCCCCCGTGGCCGGCCTGCTCGCCGACCGCGTGGACCGCCGGCGGTTGATGATCTCCGTGGACCTCATCCGCGTGCTTCCCGCGCTCGGCCTGCTCGCCTCGCTCCAGTGGCAGTCCCCGGTGCTCGCGCTCGCCTGCGTGGCGCTGCTCTCCGCGCTCTCCTCCTTCTTCGATCCCGTCGCCGAGGCCTCCGTCCCCAACGTCGTCGACCCCGTGGATCTCCCGCTCGCCCAGGCGGTGCTCGGCACGGTCTGGGGCAGCATGCTCTTCGTCGGCGCGGCGCTCGGAGGCCTGGCCACGCTCGCCCTCGGCCGCGAGGCGAGCCTCGTGCTCAACGCCTCCACCTTCCTCGTCTCCGCGCTGCTGCTCCGGGGCATCCGCCGCTCCTTCCAGCGCGCCGACCCGCGCGCCGCCTCGCCCGAGAGCCCCTGGCACCAGCTGCGCGAGGTGTGGCGCACCACCCGGGACAGCCCCGAGACGCGCGCGCTCCTCACCACCAAGGTGGGCGTGGGGCTCGGCAATGGAATCGTGGGGCTGCTGCCCGCCTATGCCGCGAGGACCTTCTCCGCCGGGGACGAGGGCGTGGGCCTGCTGCTCGCCGCGCGGGGCCTGGGCGCGCTGCTCGGCCCCATTCTCGGCCAGCGCTGGGTGGGCCATGACGAGCGCCGGCTGCTCCTGGTGAGCGGCGGCTCCATGGTGGTGTACGGGCTCGCGTACCTGGCGCTGCCCTGGGCCCCGAGCCTGGGATTCGCCGCCGCGTGCGTGCTGCTCGCCCACCTGGGCGGCGGCGCGCAGTGGGTGCTGTCCACCTACGGCTTGCAGCTGGCCACGCCGGACCGGCTGCGCGGCCGGGTGATGGGGCTCGACTTCAGCCTCGCCACGCTGTGCGCGGGAGCCTCCTCGCTCGCCGCCAGCGCCGCCGCCGAGGGCCTGGGGCTCAATGGCGCCTCGTGGGCCCTGGCCGGGGTGTCCCTGCTCTATGGCGTGGGGTGGTTGTGGGCCACCCGGGGCCTGTGGCGAGGCCGCGTGGACGTGCTCAGCGCCTCGCGTCCGCCCGAGCACGCCTGA